One genomic segment of Planctomycetaceae bacterium includes these proteins:
- a CDS encoding SMP-30/gluconolactonase/LRE family protein, producing the protein MGIQHGADSTVGSINILNTLTGNNQSYLLPGRPGFAFPTNRPGVFVCGVERSLGLFDTATNSWTEFAGDIDRGVDNTIINDGVVFEDCLIFGCKELEFKTKKAGLYLWRGGDRKLVQLRSDQICSNGKAVIKVNGGLQLVDIDSPSKTITRCDLDVTNGTVGEPHVIVDLTSEDVFPDGMVITPDGNSLIVALYDPGDPSAGAARQYGLQSGKLEAVWTCPGSPRVTCPQLVRIGGTVMLLLTTAVEHMPPEQQAKHSNAGCIFIGETTFSDIGQQPRFVFS; encoded by the coding sequence GTGGGAATCCAGCACGGTGCCGATTCAACCGTCGGTTCCATCAACATTCTGAATACATTGACGGGAAACAATCAGTCATACCTGCTACCCGGCCGGCCGGGCTTCGCGTTTCCGACAAACCGGCCCGGCGTGTTTGTGTGCGGCGTCGAACGTTCGCTGGGACTTTTCGACACGGCGACCAATTCCTGGACGGAATTTGCCGGCGACATCGACCGCGGCGTCGACAACACGATCATCAACGACGGTGTCGTCTTCGAAGACTGCCTGATTTTCGGCTGCAAGGAACTGGAATTCAAAACGAAGAAGGCCGGTCTGTACCTTTGGCGCGGCGGCGACCGAAAACTTGTGCAGCTTCGCAGCGATCAGATCTGTTCGAACGGAAAAGCCGTCATCAAAGTGAACGGCGGCCTGCAGTTGGTCGACATCGATTCGCCTTCGAAAACGATTACCCGCTGCGATCTGGACGTGACAAACGGCACCGTCGGCGAACCGCATGTGATCGTGGATCTGACCAGTGAAGACGTCTTTCCCGACGGCATGGTCATCACACCGGACGGCAATAGTCTGATCGTGGCGCTTTACGATCCGGGAGATCCGTCCGCCGGCGCAGCTCGGCAATATGGCCTGCAAAGCGGCAAGCTGGAAGCCGTCTGGACCTGTCCGGGTTCACCGCGAGTGACGTGTCCGCAACTGGTGCGAATCGGCGGCACTGTCATGCTCTTGCTCACGACCGCCGTCGAACATATGCCGCCGGAACAACAGGCGAAGCACTCCAACGCCGGCTGTATCTTCATCGGCGAGACAACTTTCAGCGATATCGGTCAGCAGCCGAGGTTTGTTTTTTCATAG
- a CDS encoding M48 family metalloprotease has translation MAWHRALLEYLKNEEAELWDWFSSNKVVSEAAESVRLELLKSAYRIDRDSSPELYAAVDRVADRMSAAMPVTLYQSQHASGLNASLAFLPDEVHIVFYGPIQETLADDELAALLAHELAHHELFSLDEGEFLIAGQILTPWWRMRQRWRSRTNLAFLAALHGTVLRSSCCTGGRRN, from the coding sequence ATGGCCTGGCACCGTGCGCTGCTGGAATACCTGAAGAACGAGGAAGCGGAACTGTGGGACTGGTTCTCTTCGAACAAAGTTGTGTCGGAGGCTGCTGAATCGGTTCGCCTCGAACTTCTGAAATCCGCTTATCGCATCGACCGCGATTCTTCGCCGGAGCTGTATGCAGCGGTCGATCGTGTTGCCGACAGGATGTCCGCCGCGATGCCGGTCACGCTCTACCAGTCTCAGCATGCGTCGGGGCTGAATGCGTCGCTGGCATTTCTGCCTGATGAAGTACACATCGTGTTCTACGGTCCGATCCAGGAAACGCTGGCCGACGACGAACTTGCCGCACTGTTGGCACACGAGCTGGCTCATCACGAACTGTTTTCACTGGACGAAGGTGAGTTCCTGATTGCCGGGCAGATTCTGACGCCATGGTGGCGGATGAGGCAGCGGTGGCGCTCACGAACGAACCTGGCGTTCCTGGCAGCTTTACACGGAACTGTTCTGCGATCGTCGTGCTGCACAGGTGGCCGGCGAAATTGA
- a CDS encoding AAA domain-containing protein, with the protein MSAFHDFLREQVQHGPMATEDVLVAFLPLLKQVIAAHEYGDVAPLEGLAALHTDGGRIWFAEGDQLPQRRSSSAVRRALRSSSRGFEIVRQRSRTLDVDDGELPSAAEFDQSSPVKYLPGYVCWEHSVNHHDPTTDVFSLGLILASLACGLDLADPDDHRRFVEHRTNLFRINPSLHPVIARVIGVTTELDRRRRPQNLPALLSTIENYRDQEVDFETDLARDQQVSRSDHTGKRRVILSKLQERLFEINRRNRLLQFRSTLQTVNLTHASIPISCDIMRIRDNQVLTWKGKFRDSLLRQKPISLNSFLNFRESVYLPGTLDRIRAEARRDENEYGFAQLRLIVAFLKWSDLKSKPAESYESPLLMLPVKLDVKKGIHDRYTLTATDNRAEVNPVVRHLFKQLYDIDLPESVDPGERGIAEFLADVQTKIHASDSSVALARIEKPRIEIIHDKARRRLDQFIRRARLAGRGIRSFMDLDYSYDSINYHPLGIRIFQNLIAPAKTHLERILTSKPARPWYAVEDAAADTRPSDDKAAPVHEAPPPEEPAHEEPVAESAKSFYTFSGGDGNPYNWEFDLCSVTLANLKYRRMSLVRDYTQLVAENTENAAFEATFSMTPVNPSSLNPESIPLEERFHVVPCDPTQMQAISHARTGDSYIIQGPPGTGKSQTITNLIADFVIHGKRVLFVCEKRAAIDVVYHRLVQQGLQELCCLIHDSQADKKQFVMDLKATYEAFVAGTREKRDRHRDRRQKTLASLREGLQPLERYSRAMSIPVSDDESGDPNPARPNDAPPRQDDRPECSPRSVLDRLIELREHVPQLLPREWERVPHYTQWLEFRDQLAEFSNRLKHVQQDGVLANHPLCLLSSHVADADHPLELVTECLEKAAAILDGAEVSSGAEHVPSNPASLAEQIAAMKLPSEVASSLSQLFAAVEYAGEADFLVQRDLLPLLDPKSDRSKLYSKRIQKLQRADKAVDKAKEDTFFWKRKLSSEDTCTALQQARQFEQSLLSILKPSWWKLRRILHECYDFSKHLVKPTWTQILEQLDQEHDKRAARYSVATAISDEFGIHLDFDRFHSQLTQLREALNNRPGPIRNLNRHVLASRSGSRTLQQLAALKPDLDELCLVLDRCLEDYRHRSLPELRDDLARLEAAIHQLPDYLHCLASLKRLPAETTAAIRTLPLTLTQLEAAAAEQTLKAAYRRQPQLSAIDAAAREKLVAGIADTCDRWQTANADCIREQVRQTFADNIELSSRSAAGMSNDEKEFKRLYSKGRREIEHEFGKSMRYKSIRELASAESGRVIRDLKPVWLMSPLSVSDTLPLSSDLFDVVIFDEASQITLEEAIPSLFRAEQTIVVGDEMQLPPTSFFASRTPDDEDGLQIDEGGEIVQYDLNSSSFLNHAARNLPSRMLGWHYRSRSESLISFSNHAFYNGRLLTVPDERRAVTEKSELLAESSIDGSRFADELLRRPVSFHFLQHGVYEKRRNAAEADYIAQLVRRVLLRDEGYSIGVVAFSEAQQDEIDGAIRRLADGDDQFAELLERELEREEDGQFAGLLIKNLENIQGDERDIVILSVCYGPDQAGKIRMNFGPINQSGGEKRLNVAFSRAKHFMALVSSMRWTNITNEYNDGANCLKNYLRYAETCSVGQTTTVETILRSLSGRDEVAERQPGAGEAVVRDIAGELTSRGFCADIDVGQSHFRCDLAVYRPGDTTYRLGILVDGRRWYAQSDLLERELMRPQLLKAYGWNVCIVLARDWYHDRPGVVKAILSKLNSD; encoded by the coding sequence GTGAGCGCTTTTCACGATTTCCTGCGTGAACAGGTTCAGCACGGGCCGATGGCGACGGAAGACGTGCTGGTTGCGTTTCTGCCACTGCTGAAACAGGTCATCGCGGCACATGAATACGGCGACGTGGCTCCGCTGGAAGGTCTGGCCGCTCTTCACACTGACGGCGGCCGAATCTGGTTTGCGGAAGGCGATCAGTTGCCACAGCGGCGAAGTTCCTCCGCGGTGCGGCGCGCACTCCGGTCGTCATCGCGTGGTTTCGAAATCGTGAGACAGCGTTCCCGGACGTTGGACGTTGACGACGGTGAGTTGCCGTCCGCCGCCGAATTTGACCAGTCATCGCCGGTCAAATATCTGCCCGGCTACGTCTGCTGGGAACATTCCGTCAATCATCATGACCCAACGACTGATGTGTTTTCGCTGGGATTGATTCTGGCCAGTCTTGCCTGCGGTTTGGATCTCGCGGATCCCGACGATCATCGACGATTTGTCGAACATCGGACGAACCTGTTTCGGATCAATCCGTCGCTGCACCCGGTGATCGCGCGAGTCATCGGAGTAACGACGGAACTCGATCGTCGTCGACGGCCCCAAAATCTGCCGGCGCTGCTGTCGACGATTGAAAACTATCGCGACCAGGAAGTCGACTTCGAAACCGACCTGGCCCGCGACCAGCAGGTCTCCCGTTCCGACCACACCGGCAAGCGGCGTGTGATTCTTAGTAAGCTTCAGGAACGGCTGTTCGAAATCAACCGCCGCAACCGTCTGCTGCAGTTTCGATCGACGCTGCAGACCGTCAATCTGACGCATGCGTCGATTCCGATTTCGTGCGACATCATGCGGATCCGAGACAACCAGGTGTTGACCTGGAAGGGAAAATTCCGCGACTCACTTCTGCGTCAGAAGCCGATTTCGCTGAACTCGTTTCTCAACTTTCGGGAGTCCGTGTACCTGCCCGGCACACTTGACCGCATTCGCGCTGAAGCGCGTCGCGACGAAAACGAATACGGGTTCGCTCAGTTGCGGCTGATCGTCGCCTTTCTGAAGTGGTCGGATCTGAAATCGAAACCGGCTGAATCCTATGAATCCCCGCTGCTGATGCTGCCCGTGAAGCTGGACGTGAAGAAGGGAATTCACGATCGCTACACGCTGACAGCAACTGACAATCGAGCGGAAGTCAATCCGGTGGTCCGGCACCTGTTCAAGCAGTTGTACGACATCGATCTGCCCGAAAGCGTGGATCCCGGCGAACGCGGGATTGCTGAATTCCTGGCGGACGTCCAGACGAAAATCCACGCCAGCGACAGTTCCGTCGCGCTGGCGCGGATCGAAAAGCCGCGGATCGAAATCATTCACGACAAGGCTCGCCGCCGGCTGGATCAATTCATCCGGCGAGCCCGGCTGGCCGGTCGCGGCATTCGCAGCTTCATGGATCTCGACTACAGCTACGATTCCATCAACTACCATCCGCTGGGAATCCGCATTTTTCAGAACCTGATCGCGCCGGCGAAGACTCATCTGGAACGAATTCTGACGTCGAAGCCAGCCAGACCCTGGTATGCCGTGGAAGATGCCGCCGCGGACACGCGTCCGTCCGACGACAAAGCCGCACCAGTGCATGAAGCGCCGCCGCCCGAAGAACCGGCGCATGAAGAACCGGTCGCGGAATCGGCAAAGAGCTTTTACACCTTCAGTGGCGGCGACGGCAATCCGTACAACTGGGAATTCGATCTGTGCAGCGTGACGCTGGCCAACCTGAAGTACCGGCGCATGTCGCTGGTCCGTGACTACACGCAACTGGTCGCCGAAAATACGGAAAACGCCGCCTTCGAAGCGACGTTTTCGATGACTCCCGTGAATCCGTCGTCACTCAATCCGGAGTCCATACCGCTGGAGGAGCGGTTTCACGTTGTGCCGTGCGATCCGACGCAGATGCAGGCCATCAGCCATGCCCGCACGGGAGACAGCTACATCATTCAGGGCCCGCCCGGCACAGGAAAGTCGCAGACAATCACGAATCTGATCGCCGACTTTGTCATCCACGGCAAGCGAGTTCTGTTTGTCTGTGAAAAGCGAGCCGCCATCGACGTGGTCTATCATCGTCTCGTTCAGCAGGGACTGCAGGAATTGTGCTGTCTGATTCACGATTCCCAGGCGGACAAAAAGCAGTTCGTGATGGACCTGAAAGCGACGTACGAAGCCTTCGTCGCGGGAACCCGCGAAAAGCGTGACCGGCATCGCGACCGACGGCAGAAAACTCTGGCAAGCCTGCGCGAAGGATTGCAGCCGCTGGAACGCTACAGTCGGGCGATGTCGATTCCTGTAAGCGATGACGAATCCGGTGACCCGAATCCGGCACGGCCGAACGATGCTCCGCCGCGGCAGGATGATCGACCGGAATGTTCGCCGCGGTCCGTGCTGGATCGACTGATTGAGCTTCGCGAACACGTCCCGCAACTGCTGCCGCGTGAATGGGAGCGGGTTCCGCATTACACGCAGTGGCTGGAATTTCGCGACCAGCTTGCGGAATTCTCGAACCGGCTGAAGCATGTGCAGCAGGACGGAGTGCTGGCGAATCATCCTTTGTGCCTGCTGAGTTCGCATGTCGCGGATGCGGATCATCCGCTGGAGCTGGTAACGGAATGTCTGGAAAAAGCGGCTGCGATACTCGACGGAGCAGAAGTTTCATCGGGCGCGGAACATGTTCCTTCGAATCCCGCATCGCTGGCGGAACAGATTGCGGCGATGAAACTTCCTTCCGAAGTTGCGTCCAGCCTGTCTCAGCTTTTTGCCGCGGTGGAATATGCCGGCGAAGCCGACTTTCTGGTTCAGCGAGATCTGCTGCCGCTGCTCGACCCGAAGTCGGACCGTTCGAAGCTGTATTCAAAGCGAATTCAGAAGCTGCAGCGGGCCGACAAGGCGGTGGACAAGGCCAAAGAAGACACATTCTTCTGGAAACGAAAGCTGTCGTCGGAAGACACATGCACCGCATTGCAGCAGGCTCGTCAGTTCGAACAGAGTCTTCTGTCGATTCTGAAGCCGTCGTGGTGGAAGCTGCGGCGGATACTCCATGAGTGCTACGATTTTTCAAAGCACCTGGTGAAGCCGACGTGGACTCAGATCCTTGAACAACTCGATCAGGAACACGACAAGCGGGCGGCTCGTTACAGTGTTGCCACCGCGATCAGTGATGAATTCGGCATCCACCTGGACTTTGACCGATTTCATTCTCAACTGACTCAGCTTCGCGAAGCTTTGAACAACCGGCCGGGACCGATTCGAAATCTGAATCGCCATGTGCTGGCGTCACGATCCGGAAGTCGAACGCTTCAGCAGCTTGCCGCGCTGAAGCCGGACCTGGATGAACTGTGCCTGGTTCTTGATCGCTGTCTGGAAGATTACCGGCATCGGTCGCTGCCGGAACTGCGCGACGACCTTGCAAGACTTGAAGCGGCAATTCACCAGTTGCCCGACTACCTGCACTGCCTTGCGTCGCTGAAACGGCTGCCGGCGGAAACAACGGCGGCCATCCGAACACTGCCGCTGACGCTGACTCAGCTTGAAGCGGCGGCAGCCGAACAGACGCTGAAGGCGGCCTATCGCCGACAACCGCAACTGTCGGCGATCGACGCCGCCGCGCGGGAAAAGCTGGTGGCCGGGATTGCGGACACCTGTGACCGCTGGCAGACCGCCAACGCCGACTGTATCCGCGAACAGGTCCGGCAGACGTTTGCGGACAACATCGAATTGTCGTCGCGTTCCGCCGCCGGGATGTCGAACGACGAGAAGGAATTCAAACGTCTCTACAGCAAGGGTCGCCGCGAGATCGAACACGAATTCGGCAAGTCCATGCGGTACAAGTCCATTCGTGAACTCGCGTCCGCTGAATCCGGCCGCGTGATTCGCGACCTGAAGCCCGTGTGGCTGATGAGTCCTCTCAGCGTTTCGGACACGCTGCCGCTGAGTTCTGACTTGTTTGATGTCGTCATCTTTGACGAAGCCAGCCAGATCACACTTGAAGAAGCCATCCCATCGCTGTTTCGCGCGGAACAGACAATTGTCGTCGGTGATGAAATGCAGTTGCCACCGACGAGTTTCTTCGCCAGCCGCACGCCGGACGACGAAGACGGCCTGCAGATTGACGAAGGTGGCGAAATCGTTCAGTACGATCTGAACAGCAGCAGCTTTCTGAACCACGCGGCGCGAAACCTGCCGTCACGGATGCTGGGCTGGCATTACCGCAGCCGGTCGGAATCCCTGATCAGTTTCTCCAACCATGCGTTCTACAACGGTCGCCTGCTGACCGTGCCCGATGAACGCAGGGCCGTGACGGAGAAATCTGAGCTGCTTGCGGAAAGCTCCATCGACGGCAGCAGATTCGCCGACGAATTGCTGCGGCGTCCCGTCAGCTTCCACTTCCTGCAGCACGGCGTTTACGAAAAACGCCGCAATGCCGCAGAGGCCGACTACATCGCGCAACTCGTCCGCCGTGTGTTGCTTCGCGATGAAGGTTACAGCATCGGCGTCGTCGCGTTCTCGGAGGCTCAGCAGGACGAAATCGACGGAGCGATTCGCCGCCTTGCCGACGGCGACGACCAGTTTGCCGAATTGCTGGAACGCGAACTGGAACGCGAAGAAGACGGCCAGTTCGCCGGACTGCTGATCAAGAACCTGGAGAACATTCAGGGCGACGAACGCGACATCGTCATCCTCAGCGTCTGCTATGGACCGGACCAGGCCGGAAAGATTCGCATGAACTTCGGTCCCATCAATCAGTCGGGAGGCGAAAAACGGCTCAACGTTGCATTCTCGCGAGCAAAGCATTTCATGGCTTTGGTCTCCAGCATGAGATGGACGAACATCACGAACGAATACAATGACGGAGCCAACTGTCTGAAGAATTACCTTCGATATGCCGAAACGTGTTCCGTCGGCCAGACAACAACCGTCGAGACCATCCTGCGATCGCTCAGCGGACGCGACGAGGTTGCCGAGCGGCAGCCCGGAGCCGGTGAGGCCGTCGTTCGCGACATTGCCGGTGAATTGACAAGCCGCGGATTCTGCGCGGATATCGATGTCGGGCAGTCTCACTTCCGCTGCGACCTTGCCGTCTATCGGCCGGGAGACACAACGTACCGCCTGGGAATCCTGGTCGACGGACGCCGCTGGTATGCTCAGTCGGATCTGCTGGAACGCGAACTGATGCGCCCGCAGCTTCTGAAGGCCTACGGCTGGAACGTGTGCATCGTTCTGGCGCGTGACTGGTACCACGACCGGCCGGGCGTCGTTAAGGCCATCCTGTCAAAGCTGAACAGCGATTGA